A genomic region of Metopolophium dirhodum isolate CAU chromosome 1, ASM1992520v1, whole genome shotgun sequence contains the following coding sequences:
- the LOC132936668 gene encoding protein SEC13 homolog, giving the protein MLSVASSFETIHKGQILSTDIDYYNKYVCTSSTDGVIQIIDSDKSDLYAPVIQLQEHVGPVWQVRFSHPKFGFLASCGSDCQLIIRKTNDKGEWKVVYQYDGHKSSTTSIDWAPYKSGAIIACSSVDGTISIHALNNNDWCVSKIPNAHVNGVNCISWSNELFNNNLLLVSGGNDNKIKIWQGQIGMWNVKYESDNQLSTIKDISWSPTPGLYKHVFASCASNGRVFVWGSDDCFDWAQTEIDPDNMQKQKISFSRFGTVLSVTMNSYAVQLWKQIDKQTWMCMDNSIANRKTLDRQNKNVNQDIFASIA; this is encoded by the coding sequence ATGTTGTCAGTTGCCAGTTCATTCGAAACCATCCACAAGGGACAAATTCTTTCAACAGATAttgattattacaataaatatgttTGTACTAGTTCTACGGATGGCGTTATTCAAATTATCGATAGTGACAAATCAGACTTGTATGCACCGGTGATACAATTACAAGAACATGTTGGTCCTGTATGGCAAGTAAGGTTTTCACATCCAAAATTTGGATTTTTAGCTTCCTGTGGATCAGATTGTCAATTAATTATACGTAAAACTAATGACAAGGGTGAGTGGAAGGTTGTCTATCAATATGATGGACACAAATCATCAACGACTTCTATAGATTGGGCACCGTATAAATCTGGAGCAATCATAGCTTGTTCAAGTGTTGATGGTACTATTTCAATTCATgcactaaataataatgattggtGTGTATCAAAGATCCCTAATGCTCATGTAAATGGTGTTAACTGCATCAGTTGGTCAaatgaattattcaataataatttgctGTTAGTTAGCGGAGGAAATGATAATAAGATCAAAATATGGCAAGGTCAAATAGGTATGTGGAACGTTAAGTATGAATCAGACAATCAACTATCTACTATCAAAGACATAAGTTGGAGTCCAACTCCTGGTCTGTACAAACATGTATTTGCTAGCTGTGCCTCGAATGGTAGAGTATTTGTATGGGGAAGTGATGATTGTTTTGATTGGGCACAAACAGAAATTGACCCCGATAACatgcaaaaacaaaaaattagtttttctcGTTTTGGAACTGTGTTATCTGTTACAATGAACAGTTATGCTGTACAACTTTGGAAACAGATTGATAAACAAACTTGGATGTGTATGGATAATAGTATTGCAAACAGAAAAACTTTGGATcgtcaaaacaaaaatgttaatcAAGATATATTTGCTTCTATTGCTTAA